DNA from Aggregatimonas sangjinii:
CGATATGAATATCCGTAGTCGGAGTGTACCCGACGGAATTGCTTTGCGATACCATGACTCCTTTTTCGACGGTAACCTTTGAAATGGCGTCCTTGAAAACGGCATAGCAATGGTGTACAATATCCTGACGGGTAATGATTCGCCCCCTAGACAGGATATGTTCGCGGTAGGCATATATTTTTTCACTAGGGTCCGGCTCGTCGTGACCACCCAAAGTACCCGTTACAAAAACCAAAGTGTCCGGCTTGAATGCCGTGCCGGAATATTGAAACAGTTTGCTGTACGGATTGATCTTGTTCGCTTTATCGCCTGTAGTCGTCCAATAATCGGCAAATACGATTCGATCCCTATTCTTCTCGATACTATTACGGTTGACGATCAAATAAGGGATTTTGTGCTTTCGGAAATTGCGCAGCTCTATCTGCTGTTCGATTCTCGAGATGATCTGCTTCAAATCCTTTAAATTCGAATTGATAAAATCGTCGCCCATAGCTGAAAAGGCCACACTATCTTCCTTAAGTAGGTCTAGCGTGTAATTCAATAGCTCTGAGGCGTCGCGCTCATCGAACCGGCTTACACCGCCATAACGCAAATAGGCCTGTGGCCGTGTATCGTCTTTCTTTTCCCTATCCCGAACATAATATTTATTACCGCTGTCTCCCAGAACGCTTTGTACATCTAAAAAGAAATCGGCATCCGATTCCAACGGAATGATATTGAAATAGGGTTGCAATCGCTTGCTAATGCTATGCGACTTCTTGTTGAGCGTCGGAAAGCAGTTGACATGGCAGTGCAGATTTTCAAGCATCGCGGTGGATACTACTGTCGAGAATTCAATTTTGATCCATAATAGGGGCGTGGTAAAGGCATCAAGATCCTTTGTGGACAGAAACGTTTTGAACGCCTCGGGGTACTTCTTCAATTTTCCTTTTAGATCAATACTTCCTTCGACGGTGTAAAAATGGTTGCGATAGAATTCCCGTACATATTCTTCGTAAAATTGAATCTTACTTTGTATGCTTTCATTGATGTACGCGCTGTAGTCGTCTTTGACCACTTCGCGCTGGGCATATCCCTTGGTCACATTGAGCAACTCACCATTTACAGACCAGTTGGCGATACCCAAATGGTGCACCAGAAGTTCTTTGTTGGAAAAGTTGAGCAGGTCGAAATAACATAGCAGGTCGTCTAATTTCTTCATGCCCGGGGCCGGCTTTATCCCCATGTAAATACAGGAATTTTCGGGATTCCCCTCAAAATCGGAAGATTTCAGCCAAGGCGTGGTTCGATGATTGTGATGGGCAACGATCTTATCGGGATATGCGATATAATTCAGCTCGCAATTGTTCAGAGTGAATTGACCGGCAGGGCAAAAGAAAAAATCCTTAAAATCCTCTTTTCCACTTTCCCTAAAAAGTGGCATGCGTTTCCGGTGGAAAAACTGGCTACGTTCATTAATCACCACCTTGTTGTCTACCGG
Protein-coding regions in this window:
- a CDS encoding type VI secretion system baseplate subunit TssF; translated protein: MKSLTKEEIKDRLIRRAADQWGVDDMEIEYSFDPIVGILFDACAHEFERISETIKTSRTKVTERLVDLLTPEVSVTAKPAHAIMHALPVDNKVVINERSQFFHRKRMPLFRESGKEDFKDFFFCPAGQFTLNNCELNYIAYPDKIVAHHNHRTTPWLKSSDFEGNPENSCIYMGIKPAPGMKKLDDLLCYFDLLNFSNKELLVHHLGIANWSVNGELLNVTKGYAQREVVKDDYSAYINESIQSKIQFYEEYVREFYRNHFYTVEGSIDLKGKLKKYPEAFKTFLSTKDLDAFTTPLLWIKIEFSTVVSTAMLENLHCHVNCFPTLNKKSHSISKRLQPYFNIIPLESDADFFLDVQSVLGDSGNKYYVRDREKKDDTRPQAYLRYGGVSRFDERDASELLNYTLDLLKEDSVAFSAMGDDFINSNLKDLKQIISRIEQQIELRNFRKHKIPYLIVNRNSIEKNRDRIVFADYWTTTGDKANKINPYSKLFQYSGTAFKPDTLVFVTGTLGGHDEPDPSEKIYAYREHILSRGRIITRQDIVHHCYAVFKDAISKVTVEKGVMVSQSNSVGYTPTTDIHIGRNPEADYSETDWEHLKKELLIGMQTRSANVLPFRVFYT